The sequence CAGGAAGGTCAGCAGCTCGGTCTTGGCAAAGATCCGCGTGACCAGTTCGCAGTCCTTGAGGTTGTACTTGGCCAGCGCCGGTTTGTCCTCGGCGAACATGCGGTTGATTTCGTCCATGCGCTGGTACGGGTTGTCGATGGACTTGCCTTCACCGAGCAGGGTCTGCGCGACGTTTTCCAGACTGAACGAGGGGAAACTCCAGGTCGCCGAGCGTAGGGACTCGATACCATCGATGATCAGCCGCCCCGCTGCCGAGGCGAAGTAGTGATTGCGGCTGCCGTGTTCGCGCCATTGCATCTCTTCGCCGCCCCGACCGATCTTCAGCGGCACGCCAAGGCGTCGCGCGTGTTCGTGGAGAATGCGTAGATCGAACTGCACGACGTTCCAGCCGATGATTGCGTCTGGGTCGTGGCGGGCGAACCAGTCATTGAGCTTCTTCAGGATGACCGTGCGCGAGTCGCAGTACTCGAGGTCGAAGTCGACGATGCTGTCATCACCGTTCGGCGCACCGAGCATGTACACCTGACGTTCGCCGCAACCTTCGAGGGCGATCGAATACAACTCGCCGGTTTCGGTGGTTTCGATGTCGAGCGAGACCAGCCGTAGCGTCGGCCGGTAATCGGGGTCGGGTTTGAGCTGGGCGTTGAGCAATACGCCGTCGGCATCGGGCGTGCCGCTGAACCGCACCGGCGCGGTGATAAAACGCTCCATCAGGTAGCGTTCCGGCGGGCGTACGTCGGCTTCGTAGACGTCGACCCCGTTGCGGTTGAGCGCGGTTTCAAGGCGCATCAATTGGCCGTGTTGCTGGCAATAAAGACCGAGCACCGGGCGATGTTCGAAATCCTGCAGGGCCAGCGGACGCAGTTCAACGTTCTTTTCGTCGTGCAGCAGGCGTTCGGCCGCTGCGCGCTGCTCGGCGGGGATAAACGCCACCGACGGCTGATGTGGCAGGCGCACACGGCGCGGCCCGGCGTCGGTCGCCAGCCAGAACTCGACTTCGGTGCCGGCCGGAGTATCGCGCCAATGCCGGGTCAGGACGAAGCCCTGCGGTAAATCCACCACTGCAACCTCAGAAATTGAAACAGAGGGGCATTCTACGCGGCATTGCCTGGGATGACCCTGACGATAAACAGCCGCCAGCCACGGAAAAACCCGGCAAATGACGTTTTTTGCGTGTTATCTGCCGCTTTGCCACCTTGCCCTGCGCGCTTGCGTCTACGATGCTTGGATAACAACGACAACACCTGAGTAATCGCCATGAAGACCGTCGCCCAACTGCTCAAGCTCAAAGATCAGAAAAATCAGGAAGTGCACCAGATCAAACCTGATCACATGGTGCTCGAAGCGCTGATGAAGATGGCCGAGAAAAACGTCGGCGCCTTGCTGGTGGTCGAAGACGAAAAAGTGGTCGGCATCATCAGCGAACGCGACTACGCGCGCAAACTGGTGCTGCATGGCCGCTCATCCGTAGGCACGCCGGTGCGCGACATCATGGTGGCGAACGTGATCACCGTCGACACCCATCAAACCGTCGACACCTGCCTGGGCATCATGTCCGACAAACGCCTGCGCCACTTGCCGGTGGTCGAGAACGGCAAGTTGATCGGTTTGCTGTCGATCGGTGACCTGGTCAAGGAAGCGATTGCCGAACAGGCGGAGCTGATCAAACAGCTGGAGCAGTACATTCGCGGGGAATAAATCCCGTCCTCCTCATGATCGTTCCCACGCGCAGCAAAGGAATGCCTCCTGTGACGCTCTGCGTCAAGCTTTGGGACGCAGAGCGTCCCGGGCTGCGTTACCACGCAGAGCGTGGGAACGATCACCTCGGTCAGGACGGCCAATGCCGGGCAAAGACCGGTGCCAGCACCGGGTGCCGGTCAATCCGCTGCAACCACGCATAAAACCCCGGTCGCGTCTGACGCAAATGCTCGCGGCTGCCCGCCCAGCGCGTCACCACTGCCGCCAGCACATCCAGTGCCCCCGGCGTTTCGTCATCCAGATACAGCTCGGCAGAGAACTGGTCGGCAAACACCTCCCAACTCCAATGCAATCGCTCACGCGCTCCGGCCACCAGATTCTGCCGCGAGGCTTCGTCAGGCATCAGCAGCCAGCGCTCCGGATAATCGATGACGCCGATCGCCGCATAACAGTTGCTGACGATGTAGACCAGACCGCGAATCGCCTGATCACGGTCATCCGCCTTGGTCGGCAGCAGGCCGGACTTGGGAAACGTCAGGCCCAGATGAATCAGGATCGCCGCGCTCTCGGTGATGGCGCTGCCATCGGGCAGTTGCAAGGTCGGTATCTGTTTGAGTGGATTGAGCTGGGCCAACGCCTCGGCGGCTTCGGTGCTGGCCTCGATATCAATGAAACGGTAAGCGATCTGGCACAGCTCCAGCGCCGCTTCGATGGCGGCTGCGCCCGAATTTCTGTGCCCATAGAGCTGGTACATATCCAATCCCCCCGAAAAGACCATTGCCACAGGGTAGATGGCTGTAGCGTGGATGTAGAAAAATTCTGCCTGTGTATCGGTTTTGGCACGGTTTTCCCATGCACTCGCGACTTGCGAATTCAAACCTCGCAAAACAGCGCTGGCGGTGCTCATCCCGCACCAAGAGCAATCATCGAACGCTATCCGCGTTCTTGTAAGGTGCGATACCGAACCAAAAGTTCGCGTATCCGAGCTGGCAACAAGGAGTTCACCGCGTGAATCTTCAAACGCTCTGCCGTTCGCCCCTCTCTTTGCTTCTTCGTGCACAACGCCGAGTTCATCTGAACAGTCCCGGCGGCCAACGCACTTACTTTATTACCTGACGCAGCCACCAAGCACTGTATTCGGCGATGACGTATTCGCCGACAGCCGCGTGCTATTTATTTTTTAAATATGACTCGAAAGATTATTGCCCAGCCTCTGTATTAAACGAGCGAAAAGAGGATTGTCGAACAATAACTTCCAATGACTTTGCAAATGCACCAAAACCGCTCCAGCGACTTCAACTATCAAGCATTGCAGACATTGATTTCATTTAAACAAGAATAAGGAACATGCCCCGTGACCCGCTAAAACATTGACCCGCACCAAATCGGTCCGCCGCGCACCAGCAAGTGCCCAGGCCGCAAGCCACGCAGCCGCTCTATCCCGCCAATCAGCCGGATACCGCGTACAGCCTGACTCGCCTCTGAAAAAGCTCCGTTAACCGGAGTAACGGGAATCCGTGTGCCAGAGAAAAACCACGGCGATGGCAAAACTTATATAAATGCGACATGGGTAACACTGATGAAATAACCGCTCTACATTTCGGCAATATCTGGCACAGCCGTTGCAAAACAGAATTCGAGTAATCAATTGTAGGAACTGCCGAAGGCTCGGGCCGCGATCGGACGATCTTTTGATCTTGATCTTTAAAGGCAGAATCAAAAGATCGCAGCCTTCGGCAGCTCCTACATAGAACAACACCAGGGAATGGCTAATGAACGTAGAAAGTCGATGGCGCTAAGCCCGTAAGTTTGCACAAGCCTTGTTAACCGGATAGTTCAACTAACTATCGGCTTCTGCTCACCTTGAAGAAAGTTGCACCCACCCACTCGAACATCCCCCGGATGTTCGGACGGCACCTTATTGCCCTTCATCCACCCGAGGGAGCTTTAATGAACGATGCGGTAAAGCACAGAACCCTGCCGGGGCCGTTGCGGGAAGCTCCAGTTCCGCCGCCACCGGGCAGGCTGGCGTTTAAAGCCAACACGTCGCAACCCGGCGGTCTGAATAAACAGCAGATGGTGTTGCTGGTGGCTGTGTCGGCGCTGATACATGGCGGCGCCTGGTGGTTTCTCCAGCAATCCAAAACAGAGCCACTGCCAACGCCGCCGCAGATTCCGGAAATGACCGTCGAGCTGACCAGCCCGACGCCACCGGCACCACCCACCCCGGAACCGCCGCCTCCGCCACCACCGCCGCCGGAACCTGAACAACCGGTGGAAGACGAGGACGCGGTCAAGCCACCGCCAAAACCGGTGGAGAAGCCCAAGCCGATCGAAAAACCGAAACCGGTCGAGAAGCCGAAACCGGTGAAAAAGGTCGAGCCGCCGAAAGCTCCACCGGCCCCGGCCGCACCCGCTGCACCCGCTGCCCCGGCCACCCCGAGCGCACCGCCGGCACCTGCCGCTGCACCGGGTCCGGTCAAGGAATCGGCGGCGATTTCCGGCCTCGCCAGTCTCGGCAACCCGCCACCGGAATACCCGTCGCTGGCGCTGCGGCGCAACTGGGAAGGCAGCGTGGTGCTGCGCATTCAAGTGCTGGCCAACGGTCGCGCAGGATCAGTGACGGTGACCAAATCCAGCGGCAAACCGCAACTGGATGACGCGGCTGTTGCCGCCGTGAAGAACTGGAAATTCATTCCGGCCAAACGCGGTGACACGCCGATCGACGGCTTCGCCACCCAGACCATCGATTTCAAATTGCCGCAATAACCGAATGCTCAATCAACGCACAACCGAATAACGCAAGCGAGGTATCACCATGAACGATTTGTCTTCGATGATTGTCCCCGGCGTGCTCTGGGGTCTGGTGCTGTTTTCCGTGGTCAGCTGGGCGATCCTGCTGGTCAAGTCGGCGCAGTACCTGCGGCAGAAAGCGCAGAACAAACAATTCACCAAGGCCTTCTGGGGCGCGCCGGATCTGCTCACCGCCGCCGAACACGCCAGCCAGTATCCGGGCTCGCTGGCGCGCATCGCCAGCAGCGGTTTCGAAGCGCTGCTGGTGGAAGATTCGCCGCGCACCACGCAGCAATTGGCGCATACCATCAACCGTTCGGATCGCCTGGAACGCAACCTGCGCCAGCAGATCCAGAAGGAACGCCGCTCGCTGGAAAACGGCCAGGCGATCCTCGCCAGTATCGGCAGCACCGCGCCGTTCATTGGTTTGTTCGGCACCGTGTGGGGCATCATGGAAGCGCTGAAAAGCATCGGCGAAACCGGCTCCGCCAGCCTTGAAGCAGTGGCCGGGCCGATCGGTCACGCGCTCATCGCCACCGGTGTCGGTATCGCCGTCGCCGTACCGGCGGTGCTGATTTACAACTTCTTTCTGCGCCGACTGAAACTGGCCTCGGCGGACATGGATGACTTCGCCCACGACTTCGACGCCCTCGCCTCGCGCAGCGCGTTTTCCATCAGCCGTCAGGCCATCGCCAGCAAAACCACTGCCGCCGTGCGGGAGGCCAGCTGATGTCTTTTTCTACCCAAGACAGCGATGAAGTGCTCAGCGAAATGAACGTCACGCCACTGGTCGACGTGATGCTCGTGCTGCTGGTGGTGTTCATCGTCACCGCGCCGCTGATGACCAACGCGATCAAAGTCAACCTGCCGAAAACCGATGCCGTCGCCCCCGCCGAAAAGAAAGACCCGGTGGTGGTCAGCGTCGATCAGGACGGCAAGTTCTATCTGGCCAAGACCGAGCTGGCGCCGGAATCGCTGGAAGCCAGCCTCAAAGAGGTCAAGGCCAAGGACGCCGAAGTCCGCGTGCAGCTGCAGGCCGACTCCGCCGTCAATTACGGCCAGGTGGCCAAGGCCATGGCGTCTATCGAACGCTCGGGTATTACCAAAATATCGGTGATGACCACCCACTGAGTGCGGTGGCGGGCGCGCCTTGAGAGACGCGTCCGCTACCGCTCGCTGAATCCTGTCGCAATCGGCCGACCGAAAAAACGCCACGCGTCTTCGGAGGGGATCGGCTTGCTTGAAGAAAGTGGTTTTCCGCACGCGGTATCACCGATAGCGGAGCAATGAGGGGCTCACAAGGCCAATTCGATAACGTCTAAAAAGTCGGAAATAACCATGCTGATGAACACTCCACGCTTCACGCTCAAACCCTTGGTGGCAACGATTTCTCGCCACCGTTTTGTTCCGTTGTATCTGGTGGCCATGGGGATGGGCGCCGGGACTGTGCAGGCGGCCGAGGACGACAACGCTTCCGTCCCGGCAGCTGCGGCGGTGGTGGCGCCGACCACGCAACTGCAACGGGTGGAAGTGACCGGTTCGGCGATTCGCCGGGTCGATGCGGAAACGGCGGTGCCGATCACCATTCTCAAGGCCGATGAGCTGCGCAAACAGGGCGTGACCACCACCGCCGAACTGGTGCAGCGCATCACTGGCAGCCAGTCGATCAACAACAGCGCAGGCTCGGTCGGCGCGGCCACTGGCGGCGCCTCGTTCGCCGATATGCGCGGCATCGGCGCGAACAAGACGCTGGTGTTGCTCAACGGTCGACGCCTGGCCAACAACGCCTTGTCCGGCACCAACTCGGCCGGCGGCGCGGTGGATCTGAACATGATCCCGTTTGCCGCCATCGAGCGCGTCGAAGTGCTGCGTGACGGCGCCTCGGCCCTGTACGGCACCGACGCCATCGGCGGCGTGATCAACTTCATCACCAAGAAATCCCTGACCGACGGCCAGTTGACCCTCGGCGGCGAAACCCCGACCCACAGCGGTGGCGGCGCGACCAAAGACATGAGCGCCAGTTGGGGCTACGGCGACCTGGAGGAAGACCGCTTCAACGTGCTCGGCGTGTTCAATTACAACAAGCAGCAGAACCTCGACGCCAACGACCGCTCTTTTGCAACTGACTACGCGCCCGGTCGCGGTCTCGATCAGACCTCGGGCACCGCGTTCCCCGGCAACTACAGCCAGAACGGCAACGCGACCAACCCGTTGGCCAACAGCAATTGCAACGGCCCCAACCTCATAGCCCGCGACGGCTTGTGCCGCTTCAGCACCCGTGAATACATCGACCTGGTGCCGCAGACCGAGAAGACCTCGTTCTTCGGCAAAACCACCGGCAAACTCGGCGACGATCACAACGTCAACCTCGAATACTTCTGGTCGCGCAACAACAACGCCACAGCGATCGGCCCTGCGCCACTGACCGGTCTGAGCCTCGACGGCTCATCGCCCTACTACCCCGGCAACGGCATCACCCCGGCGCCCACCGATTTCGCCCTCGATCCGACCCAACCGGTCGACGTCAACTGGCGTGAAACCGCCGCCGGCCCGCGCGAATCGAAAGACCAGAACACCAGTCAGCGCTTTTTGCTCAGCTTCGATGGTCTGGTCGGTGGCTGGGATTACAACGTCGGCGCCTCGTACAACCAGAACAAAATCGTCTCCAGCGTTACCAATGGCTTTGTCAGCGATCAGGCGATGATCGCCGGTCTGGCCAGCGGTCTGCTCAACCCGTTCGGCCCGCAATCGGCCGCCGGACAGCAGTACATCGATAACGCGGCGTACCACGGCGCCTACTCCACCGCCGTCGGCCGCGTGGCCGGTTTCGATGGTCGTATCAGTCGTGAAATCGGCGACTGGTTCGGCGCCGGCCCGTCCGGTCTGGCCCTGGGTGGTGAATACCGCAAAGAGAAATTCCACCAGGATTTCGAGTCGTTCGCTGGCGACATTCAGAGCCTCGGTATCGACCCGGCGGGCAGCGTCGAAGGCGACCGCAGCGTGAAAGCCGCCTATGCCGAAATCAACGTGCCGGTGCTCGACAGCCTCGAACTGTCCGCCGCCGTGCGCCACGACAAATACAGCGACTTCGGCAGCACCACCAACCCGAAATATTCGTTCCGTTATCAGCCGTTGAAAGAGCTGGTGGTGCGTGGCGCCTACAGCGAAGGCTTCCGTGCGCCATCGCTATATGAGCTGTATTCGCCGCGCAGCATCACCTTCACCCAGGGTTACTACAACGACCCGGTGCTGTGTACCGGCGGTGTGGTGCAACCGGGCGGCAACGGCGGCCGCGATTGCGGTCAGCAGTTCCTCAACCAGATTGGCGGCAACGAAGACCTGGCCCCGGAGAAGGCGCGTAACGTGACCCTCGGCTTCGTCTATCAGCCGATCAACAACCTCTCGGTAGGTCTGGATTTCTGGTGGATTCACATCTCCAACCAGATCCAGCCGTTCCCGGAATCCACCGTGTTTGATCAGGCCGGTTCCTACCCGGATCGCTTCGTGCGCAACGCCGACGGCACGCTCAACTACATCGTCACTGGCAACGCCAACCTTGGCATCGTCGAAACCAACGGTGTCGATGTGTCGCTGGATTATCGCTTCCCGAACACGCCGTACGGCCAGTTCGGTCTGGGGCTGCAAGGCACCTATGTTGACGAGTACGACTTCCAGAGCACCATCAAAGGCCCGTTCACCGACAAGGTCGGCGACTTTCAGGGTGACGGCGTGATCGCCCGCTGGAAGCACAACCTCACCGGCAGCTGGACCTTCGGCGCGGCGCGGGCGGCGCTGACCAACCGCTTCACCACGGGTTACAACGACTACGACCGCGACACCCACGCGCGCGTGGCGTCGTATTCGGTGTGGGATCTGTCGGCCGGCTACACCTTCAACAAGGTGCTGGATGTCGATGCCGGGATGAAGAACGTGTTCGACCGCAACCCGCCATTCTCCAACCAGGCCTACAACTTCCAGAGCGGCTATGACCCGCGCTACACCGACCCGCTGGGCCGCACGTTGTTTGCGCGCATGACTTACCACTTCTAACCGGAAACAGAACACATCGCCCTGTGGGAGCGAGCCTGCTCGCGAAAGCGGTGGATCAGCAAGAGAGATGTCGGCTGACTAGACGCCTTCGCGAGCAGGCTCGCTCCCACATTGGGTCCGTGGACTTTCAGGGATTTTCAGGAGTGACTTCATGAGTTTTTTGCGCAATATGGCTGGCCTGCTGCTCGGCAGTGCGCTGCTGTGCACCGGCACCTCGGCGCTGGCCGCTGGCAGCTATGCGCTGACGGTGTACGGCGAGGCGCCGAAGTATCCGGCGAACTTCCAGCACTTTGATTTCGTCGAGCCCAAGGCGCCCAAGGGCGGTTCGCTCAGTCGCGCGTCGATGGAGATCGGCCAGTACAACTACATCAGTCCGTATGCCGATCAGGGCATTTCCGTGGTGCAGGTCAATGACTGGGTGTATTCGCCACTGGCGTTCCGTTCACTCGACGAGCCGTACACCGTTTACGCACTGGTCGCGCAACAGATCGAGCGCGACCCCGAAGGCTTGTGGGTGCGTTTCACCCTCAATCCAAAAGCACGTTTCGCCGACGGCACGCCGATCACCGCCGAAGACGTGCGCTACACCTTCAACCTGCTGATGACCAAGGGCAGTCTGAGTTATCGCCAGCAATACGCCGATGTGCAGGACGTGCTGATCGAAGGCCCGCGGCAGGTGCGCTTCACCTTCAAGAACAATCTCAACCGCACCTTGGCGCTGGACCTGGCGACGATGCGCATCGTCCCCGAGCATTGGTGGAAAACCCGCGACTTCGCCAATGGCGGCGGTTTCGAGCCACCGCTGGGCAGCGGTCCGTACCGGGTGAGCAAGGTCGACGCCGGGCGCAGCATCAGTTTTCAACGCGATCCGGACTGGTGGGGCAAAGACCTGCCGGTCAGTCGCGGCATGTACAACTTCGACACACTCACGGTGAACTTCTACGGCGACACCGACGTCGCCCGGCAACTGCTGCAGGCCGGCGCATTCGACTACAACCGCGAGTTCTCCTCGTCCGGTTACGTGGTCGGCTACGACAGCCCGGCACTGCGTGACGGTCGCTTGCAGCAGTCGATCCTCGCCCCGGACAAACCCACTGCCGCTCAGGGCTTCGTGTTCAACCTGCAAAACCCGTTCTTCAAGGATCGCCGCGTGCGTCAGGCGATCAGCCTGCTGTGGGATTTCGAGTGGACCAACAAACAGATGATGCGCGGCTTCTACGTGCGCCAGAACAGCTTCTGGCCGAAGAGCGAAATGGCCGCCACCGCCCTGCCCGACGCTGAAGAATTGAAGATCCTCGAACCGCTGCGCGGGCAGGTTCCCGACGAGGTTTTCACCACGGTGTATGAGGCACCGAAAACCGATGGCAGTGGCTACATCCGCGACAAACAACTGCAAGCGCTGAAGCTGCTCGCCGAAGCTGGCTGGACGCCGCAACACAATCGTCTGGTCAACGCTGCGGGCGAGCCGCTGGAGTTCACCTTTCTCGACGGTCAGGGCGGCTTCGACCGCATGTTGCTGCCGTTCAAACGCACCCTCGCGCAGATCGGCATCACGCTCAATCTGCGCCGGATCGATTCGGCGCAATACATCAACCGCCTCAACGCCCGCGACTACGACATGATCGTCGTCGCTTTCCCGCGCAGCGGCGATCCGATCGTCTCTCCCGGCCGCGAGTTGTACAGCCTGTACGCCTCGCAAAGCGCCACGCAAGTCGGCAGTTCCAACTCGATGGTGCTGGCCAACCCGGCGGTCGATCAACTGATCGACGGACTGGTCCAGGCCAACAGCCGCGAAGCCATGGTGCATTACGCCCGCGCCCTCGACCGGGTGCTGCAATGGGGTTACTACATGATTCCCAACTACTACTCCAAAGGCACGCCGACGGTGTATCAGAACCGCTTCGGCATGCCGCCCGTGCAACCGGCGTACGACGAAGGCCTCAACACCTGGTGGGAGGTATCGGCCAAGGCGTTGACCACCCAGCAGATGCACAGCCAGCTCGCGGGGGGCCAGTGACATGCTGCGTTATCTGAGTCGACGTTTGCTGCTGATCATCCCGACGCTGTTGTGCATTCTGGTGGTGAATTTTCTCATCGTGCAGGCCGCGCCGGGTGGGCCGGTGGAGCAAGCCATCGCTCGTTTGCAAGGTTTCGGCGGTCACAGCATGGGCGGCGGTGGCGAGGTTGCTGCGGTTGGCGGCGCGGGTCGCAGCAGCCGTGGCCTCGACCCGGCGCTGATCGAGGAGATCAAACACCACTACGGCTTCGACAAGCCGATGCACGAACGCCTGTGGCTGATGCTGAAAAACTACGCGCAGCTGGATCTGGGCAGCAGTTTCTTTCGCGGCGCCAAGGTCACTGATCTGATCGTGCAGAAATTGCCGGTATCACTGTCGCTGGGTTTGTGGGCGACGTTGATCACTTACCTGATTTCCATTCCGCTGGGCATCCGCAAAGCGATCAGGAACGGCAGCGCGTTTGATGTCTGGAGCAGCACGGCGATCATCATC comes from Pseudomonas sp. RU47 and encodes:
- a CDS encoding extracellular solute-binding protein — encoded protein: MSFLRNMAGLLLGSALLCTGTSALAAGSYALTVYGEAPKYPANFQHFDFVEPKAPKGGSLSRASMEIGQYNYISPYADQGISVVQVNDWVYSPLAFRSLDEPYTVYALVAQQIERDPEGLWVRFTLNPKARFADGTPITAEDVRYTFNLLMTKGSLSYRQQYADVQDVLIEGPRQVRFTFKNNLNRTLALDLATMRIVPEHWWKTRDFANGGGFEPPLGSGPYRVSKVDAGRSISFQRDPDWWGKDLPVSRGMYNFDTLTVNFYGDTDVARQLLQAGAFDYNREFSSSGYVVGYDSPALRDGRLQQSILAPDKPTAAQGFVFNLQNPFFKDRRVRQAISLLWDFEWTNKQMMRGFYVRQNSFWPKSEMAATALPDAEELKILEPLRGQVPDEVFTTVYEAPKTDGSGYIRDKQLQALKLLAEAGWTPQHNRLVNAAGEPLEFTFLDGQGGFDRMLLPFKRTLAQIGITLNLRRIDSAQYINRLNARDYDMIVVAFPRSGDPIVSPGRELYSLYASQSATQVGSSNSMVLANPAVDQLIDGLVQANSREAMVHYARALDRVLQWGYYMIPNYYSKGTPTVYQNRFGMPPVQPAYDEGLNTWWEVSAKALTTQQMHSQLAGGQ
- a CDS encoding glutathione S-transferase, which codes for MYQLYGHRNSGAAAIEAALELCQIAYRFIDIEASTEAAEALAQLNPLKQIPTLQLPDGSAITESAAILIHLGLTFPKSGLLPTKADDRDQAIRGLVYIVSNCYAAIGVIDYPERWLLMPDEASRQNLVAGARERLHWSWEVFADQFSAELYLDDETPGALDVLAAVVTRWAGSREHLRQTRPGFYAWLQRIDRHPVLAPVFARHWPS
- a CDS encoding ExbD/TolR family protein gives rise to the protein MSFSTQDSDEVLSEMNVTPLVDVMLVLLVVFIVTAPLMTNAIKVNLPKTDAVAPAEKKDPVVVSVDQDGKFYLAKTELAPESLEASLKEVKAKDAEVRVQLQADSAVNYGQVAKAMASIERSGITKISVMTTH
- a CDS encoding energy transducer TonB gives rise to the protein MNDAVKHRTLPGPLREAPVPPPPGRLAFKANTSQPGGLNKQQMVLLVAVSALIHGGAWWFLQQSKTEPLPTPPQIPEMTVELTSPTPPAPPTPEPPPPPPPPPEPEQPVEDEDAVKPPPKPVEKPKPIEKPKPVEKPKPVKKVEPPKAPPAPAAPAAPAAPATPSAPPAPAAAPGPVKESAAISGLASLGNPPPEYPSLALRRNWEGSVVLRIQVLANGRAGSVTVTKSSGKPQLDDAAVAAVKNWKFIPAKRGDTPIDGFATQTIDFKLPQ
- a CDS encoding TonB-dependent receptor; amino-acid sequence: MLMNTPRFTLKPLVATISRHRFVPLYLVAMGMGAGTVQAAEDDNASVPAAAAVVAPTTQLQRVEVTGSAIRRVDAETAVPITILKADELRKQGVTTTAELVQRITGSQSINNSAGSVGAATGGASFADMRGIGANKTLVLLNGRRLANNALSGTNSAGGAVDLNMIPFAAIERVEVLRDGASALYGTDAIGGVINFITKKSLTDGQLTLGGETPTHSGGGATKDMSASWGYGDLEEDRFNVLGVFNYNKQQNLDANDRSFATDYAPGRGLDQTSGTAFPGNYSQNGNATNPLANSNCNGPNLIARDGLCRFSTREYIDLVPQTEKTSFFGKTTGKLGDDHNVNLEYFWSRNNNATAIGPAPLTGLSLDGSSPYYPGNGITPAPTDFALDPTQPVDVNWRETAAGPRESKDQNTSQRFLLSFDGLVGGWDYNVGASYNQNKIVSSVTNGFVSDQAMIAGLASGLLNPFGPQSAAGQQYIDNAAYHGAYSTAVGRVAGFDGRISREIGDWFGAGPSGLALGGEYRKEKFHQDFESFAGDIQSLGIDPAGSVEGDRSVKAAYAEINVPVLDSLELSAAVRHDKYSDFGSTTNPKYSFRYQPLKELVVRGAYSEGFRAPSLYELYSPRSITFTQGYYNDPVLCTGGVVQPGGNGGRDCGQQFLNQIGGNEDLAPEKARNVTLGFVYQPINNLSVGLDFWWIHISNQIQPFPESTVFDQAGSYPDRFVRNADGTLNYIVTGNANLGIVETNGVDVSLDYRFPNTPYGQFGLGLQGTYVDEYDFQSTIKGPFTDKVGDFQGDGVIARWKHNLTGSWTFGAARAALTNRFTTGYNDYDRDTHARVASYSVWDLSAGYTFNKVLDVDAGMKNVFDRNPPFSNQAYNFQSGYDPRYTDPLGRTLFARMTYHF
- a CDS encoding MotA/TolQ/ExbB proton channel family protein, whose product is MIVPGVLWGLVLFSVVSWAILLVKSAQYLRQKAQNKQFTKAFWGAPDLLTAAEHASQYPGSLARIASSGFEALLVEDSPRTTQQLAHTINRSDRLERNLRQQIQKERRSLENGQAILASIGSTAPFIGLFGTVWGIMEALKSIGETGSASLEAVAGPIGHALIATGVGIAVAVPAVLIYNFFLRRLKLASADMDDFAHDFDALASRSAFSISRQAIASKTTAAVREAS
- a CDS encoding CBS domain-containing protein; this encodes MKTVAQLLKLKDQKNQEVHQIKPDHMVLEALMKMAEKNVGALLVVEDEKVVGIISERDYARKLVLHGRSSVGTPVRDIMVANVITVDTHQTVDTCLGIMSDKRLRHLPVVENGKLIGLLSIGDLVKEAIAEQAELIKQLEQYIRGE